The following are from one region of the Stigmatella ashevillena genome:
- a CDS encoding TOMM precursor leader peptide-binding protein, translating to MSDLLRRVLQFKPHLRTEQLDTDRFFLIGEREQFMLAGKVQVLVASMLDGRRSVSDIVSALEGQVSAPEVLYALSMMEKRGYAVDVAPGFPPEAAAFWQSLGVAPTEAAARLAASPVSVHALDGWDAAPLTDALKGAGLTVQDNGALQAVLVHDYLSPELEAFNQQALKQQTPWFLVKPTGTTPWAGPVLRPGQGPCWACLAHRLRWNRPVEAYLNGRKGSRGPPRLPPRAELPASLQAGLHLAVTALARWIATGGKGSLGQTLLAWEFSQQFQLTEHTVVRRPQCPACGDPELLKTRGAQPVVLQARPRGFTEDNGFRSISPEETFARLQHQISPLTGVLSSLGPLESRNHPLRPTFGASYFTPVRSESPDFNEFHALSLGKGRTPFQSRASALGEGIERWSALFQGDEPRMRAPWAALRAEAFQPKDLLLFSDAQYRDRAALNTKYRLPRAAVPLPFDEAVEVDWTPVWSLTHERRRYLPTAYCYTRYPAPPEARFSPADSNGHAAGNCVEEAILQGFLELAERDATAVWWYNRLRRPGVNLASFHEPYFQALMDHHRSHGWRLWALDLTHDLGIPTFVALGHNARGDRHCVGFGAHLDARIALQRALTEFNQIFDPQEKLPSPWVVAELEDPSFLFPDEQQPERTPSDYPVTPQEDIREDVRTCVARAARAGLETLVLDLTRPDVGLNVVKVVVPGLRHFWPRFAPGRLYEVPVRLGWRDRPLDEAQLNPVPLFL from the coding sequence ATGAGCGACCTCCTCCGCCGTGTCCTCCAGTTCAAACCGCACCTGCGCACGGAACAGCTCGACACGGACCGGTTCTTCCTGATCGGCGAGCGCGAGCAGTTCATGCTGGCCGGCAAGGTCCAGGTGCTCGTGGCATCGATGCTCGACGGGCGCCGCTCCGTCAGCGACATCGTCTCCGCGCTCGAGGGACAGGTTTCCGCGCCTGAAGTGCTCTATGCCCTCTCGATGATGGAGAAGCGGGGCTATGCCGTTGACGTGGCGCCTGGGTTTCCTCCGGAAGCCGCCGCCTTCTGGCAGTCGCTCGGCGTGGCGCCCACCGAGGCGGCGGCGCGGCTCGCCGCTTCGCCCGTCTCCGTGCACGCCCTGGATGGATGGGATGCAGCCCCCCTCACCGATGCGCTGAAAGGCGCGGGCCTTACCGTCCAGGACAACGGCGCGCTCCAGGCCGTCCTGGTCCACGACTACCTCTCGCCCGAGTTGGAGGCGTTCAACCAGCAGGCGCTGAAGCAGCAGACGCCCTGGTTCCTGGTGAAGCCCACCGGCACTACGCCTTGGGCAGGCCCGGTGCTCCGTCCAGGCCAGGGGCCTTGCTGGGCCTGCCTCGCGCACCGGCTGCGGTGGAACCGTCCCGTGGAAGCCTATTTGAACGGGCGCAAGGGCAGCAGGGGCCCCCCCCGCCTCCCGCCTCGCGCGGAGCTGCCCGCGAGCCTCCAGGCAGGACTCCACCTGGCGGTGACGGCCCTCGCGCGATGGATCGCCACGGGCGGAAAAGGCTCCCTGGGACAGACGCTGCTGGCATGGGAGTTCTCTCAGCAGTTCCAGCTCACCGAGCACACCGTGGTCCGGAGACCTCAGTGTCCCGCGTGCGGCGATCCGGAGCTGTTGAAAACCCGGGGCGCCCAGCCCGTGGTGCTGCAAGCCCGGCCTCGGGGCTTCACCGAGGACAATGGGTTTCGCAGCATTTCCCCCGAGGAGACCTTCGCGCGGCTCCAACATCAGATCAGCCCCCTCACCGGCGTGCTCAGCAGCCTGGGGCCCCTCGAGTCGCGCAACCACCCCCTCCGGCCCACGTTCGGCGCCTCCTATTTCACCCCCGTGAGGAGTGAATCGCCGGACTTCAACGAGTTCCATGCGCTGAGCCTCGGCAAGGGCCGCACCCCGTTCCAGTCCCGCGCCAGCGCGCTCGGCGAGGGCATCGAGCGCTGGAGCGCACTCTTCCAGGGGGATGAGCCCCGCATGCGAGCACCTTGGGCGGCCCTGCGCGCCGAGGCCTTCCAACCCAAGGACCTGCTGCTGTTCAGCGACGCCCAGTACCGTGACCGCGCGGCGCTCAACACGAAGTACCGGCTCCCCCGGGCGGCGGTGCCGCTTCCCTTCGATGAGGCGGTGGAGGTGGACTGGACGCCCGTCTGGTCGCTCACGCACGAGCGCCGCCGGTACCTTCCCACGGCGTATTGCTACACCCGTTATCCCGCCCCACCCGAGGCCCGCTTCAGCCCCGCGGACTCCAACGGCCACGCGGCCGGCAATTGCGTGGAAGAGGCCATCCTCCAAGGCTTCCTGGAGCTGGCCGAGCGCGATGCCACGGCCGTCTGGTGGTACAACCGCCTGCGCCGCCCCGGTGTGAACCTGGCCAGCTTCCACGAGCCCTACTTCCAGGCGCTGATGGACCACCACCGCTCGCATGGCTGGCGGCTGTGGGCGTTGGACCTGACGCACGATCTGGGCATCCCCACCTTTGTCGCACTGGGGCACAACGCCCGCGGAGACCGGCACTGCGTGGGATTCGGGGCCCACCTCGATGCGCGCATCGCCCTCCAACGCGCGCTCACGGAGTTCAACCAGATCTTCGATCCCCAGGAGAAGCTCCCCTCCCCCTGGGTCGTGGCCGAGTTGGAGGACCCTTCCTTCCTCTTTCCGGATGAGCAGCAGCCCGAGCGGACGCCCAGCGACTACCCCGTGACGCCCCAAGAGGACATTCGCGAGGACGTGAGGACGTGCGTGGCACGCGCCGCGCGGGCGGGCTTGGAGACGCTCGTGCTGGACCTGACGCGGCCCGACGTGGGCCTGAACGTGGTGAAGGTGGTGGTGCCCGGCCTGCGTCACTTCTGGCCGCGCTTCGCTCCGGGCCGTCTCTACGAGGTGCCCGTGCGGCTGGGCTGGCGCGACCGCCCGCTGGATGAAGCACAGCTCAATCCGGTTCCCCTCTTCCTCTAA
- a CDS encoding dienelactone hydrolase family protein translates to MSIESRKLVYEGPGGPFEGVLAWDPGLPHRRPGILVAHSWHGQSEFEAQKAVALAELGYVGFAIDLYGQGRRGETPEQARKLMQELDSDRRVLQARMASALAFLRTFETVDPTRTGAIGFCLGGKCVLDLARMGAEVAGVVSFHGVFDPPPYPNADRIHAKVLIFHGWEDPHAPNEQAVGLANELTRSRVDWQLHAYGNTRHAFTVPGLNVPELGLAYQPDADRRSWQTMRDFFRELFG, encoded by the coding sequence ATGTCCATTGAATCCCGAAAGCTCGTCTACGAGGGACCCGGAGGGCCGTTCGAAGGCGTCCTCGCGTGGGACCCGGGCCTCCCGCACCGGCGTCCTGGCATCCTGGTCGCGCACTCGTGGCACGGACAGTCCGAGTTCGAGGCCCAGAAGGCAGTGGCGCTCGCCGAGCTGGGCTACGTCGGGTTCGCGATCGATCTCTACGGCCAGGGCCGCCGCGGGGAGACCCCCGAGCAGGCCAGAAAACTCATGCAAGAGCTCGACAGCGACCGGAGGGTGCTCCAGGCGCGCATGGCCTCAGCGCTGGCCTTTCTGAGAACCTTTGAAACGGTCGATCCCACCCGGACTGGTGCCATCGGTTTCTGTCTGGGTGGCAAATGTGTGCTCGACCTTGCACGCATGGGGGCGGAGGTCGCGGGGGTGGTCAGCTTCCACGGGGTGTTCGATCCACCGCCCTACCCGAACGCGGATCGCATCCATGCCAAGGTACTCATCTTTCACGGCTGGGAAGACCCGCACGCCCCCAATGAGCAGGCCGTGGGTCTGGCCAACGAGCTGACACGCTCCCGTGTGGACTGGCAGCTCCATGCGTATGGAAACACCCGCCATGCCTTCACCGTCCCGGGCCTCAACGTTCCAGAGCTAGGCCTGGCGTACCAGCCCGATGCCGATCGGAGATCATGGCAGACGATGCGCGACTTCTTCCGGGAGCTGTTCGGTTGA
- a CDS encoding CBM96 family carbohydrate-binding protein, with amino-acid sequence MAGMAAAVAACGGEIEEQHERVGEAPQALSVLSASEDSYAHEGNTSSTYGSSTSLYVKNDPGASRYAYLKFSLSGLSGVTSAKLRVYGSASSNTVLQAYQTADGWSESSLTWTNKPAVGSLVGGVSINTTAKYYDIDVTSYVSAQAGGDGTVSFVLQETVGKYTTLNSSENASSPPQLEVTAGGSGGGDTQAPSVPANVTATAVSSSQINLSWSAATDNVGVTGYDLYRNGAFLKNVSGSSASDTGLSASTSYSYYVKAKDAAGNASNSSSTVSATTLGGGSSSCAGALATAADIQNAMKNASPGATLLIAPGTYTGSRSTSGDPGGQGLFYSGKSGTASSPILLKGCDPSNPATLKGTAVNDGSYGIHLTGDYWQFRDLIVTTAQKGIIIDNGNHNVLSNVTVFNIGDEGVHFRDGSSYNTLEHSKIYNTGKYQPGYGEGAYVGSDASSNYEHVVIGNVIRYTNFDGGITAEHLDIKEGADGTVVEYCTFNGTGISGENSADSFVDVKGVNTIVRYNQGFRNGNALVLDAFQVRTHGSGYATGVNNTFYGNTVNLDGSSGHVVFATSATQGTTAHDDVRVGGGNLYSSNVND; translated from the coding sequence ATGGCAGGAATGGCCGCCGCAGTGGCCGCGTGTGGTGGGGAGATCGAGGAGCAGCACGAGCGCGTGGGCGAGGCGCCTCAGGCCCTCTCCGTCTTGAGTGCGTCAGAAGATTCCTATGCGCATGAGGGCAATACCTCCTCCACTTACGGTTCGAGCACGTCGCTCTACGTCAAGAATGATCCGGGGGCCAGCCGGTACGCCTATCTGAAATTCAGCCTCAGTGGTCTGTCGGGCGTCACCAGCGCGAAGTTGAGGGTCTACGGCAGCGCATCCTCCAACACGGTCTTGCAGGCCTACCAGACGGCCGATGGGTGGTCGGAATCGTCCCTGACCTGGACCAACAAGCCCGCCGTGGGCAGCCTGGTGGGCGGTGTGTCGATCAACACGACCGCGAAGTACTACGACATCGATGTGACGTCCTATGTGAGTGCCCAGGCGGGTGGAGATGGCACGGTCTCCTTCGTGTTGCAGGAGACCGTGGGCAAGTACACCACCCTGAACAGCAGCGAGAACGCCTCCAGCCCTCCTCAACTGGAGGTCACCGCGGGAGGCTCTGGGGGAGGGGATACCCAGGCGCCCTCCGTCCCCGCGAATGTCACGGCGACTGCAGTGTCCAGCAGCCAGATCAACCTGAGCTGGAGCGCCGCGACGGACAACGTGGGGGTCACGGGTTACGACCTCTACCGGAATGGCGCGTTCCTGAAGAACGTCAGCGGCTCCTCGGCGAGCGACACGGGGCTGTCGGCCTCGACCTCCTATTCCTATTACGTGAAGGCCAAGGACGCGGCGGGCAACGCCTCCAACAGCAGCAGCACGGTCAGCGCCACCACCTTGGGGGGCGGCTCGTCCTCGTGCGCGGGCGCGCTGGCGACGGCCGCCGATATCCAGAACGCCATGAAGAATGCCTCTCCAGGCGCGACCCTGCTCATCGCGCCGGGGACTTACACCGGAAGCCGCTCCACCAGCGGCGATCCCGGCGGCCAGGGCCTGTTCTACTCAGGCAAGAGCGGTACCGCCTCCAGCCCCATCCTCCTGAAGGGGTGTGACCCCAGCAATCCGGCGACCCTGAAGGGGACCGCGGTCAATGATGGCTCCTATGGCATCCATCTCACCGGGGATTACTGGCAGTTCCGCGACCTCATCGTCACCACCGCGCAAAAAGGCATCATCATCGACAATGGCAACCACAACGTGCTGAGCAACGTCACGGTCTTCAATATCGGGGATGAGGGGGTGCACTTCCGGGATGGCAGCTCCTACAACACGCTGGAGCACTCGAAGATCTACAACACGGGCAAGTATCAGCCTGGCTACGGTGAGGGCGCCTACGTGGGCTCCGATGCCAGCTCGAACTACGAGCACGTCGTGATTGGCAACGTGATTCGATACACGAACTTCGACGGAGGCATCACCGCCGAGCACCTCGACATCAAGGAAGGCGCGGACGGCACCGTCGTGGAGTACTGCACCTTCAATGGCACGGGGATCTCGGGCGAGAACAGCGCGGACAGCTTCGTGGACGTCAAGGGCGTCAACACCATCGTCCGCTACAACCAGGGGTTCCGGAACGGCAACGCCCTCGTCCTGGATGCCTTCCAGGTGCGCACCCATGGCAGCGGCTACGCCACGGGGGTCAACAACACCTTCTATGGCAACACCGTGAACCTGGATGGCTCCTCGGGCCATGTGGTGTTCGCGACCAGCGCGACCCAGGGCACGACGGCTCACGACGACGTCCGGGTGGGCGGCGGGAACCTCTACAGCAGCAACGTCAACGACTGA
- a CDS encoding DUF2891 domain-containing protein has protein sequence MPASSVLTLLVASLALQATPPQDFTAEAATRFAELALGCVHREYPNKIAHVLSGDADARPPRELTPAFYGCYDWHSSVHGHWLLVRLARAHPEAPFTARIREALARSLTPANIEAEVRYLSAPGRVSFERPYGLAWLLQLAAELREWDDPQAREWSATLKPLEAQSAERLRTWLPKLSRPIREGEHDQTAFAFGLVLDWARRAEDRAMEQLLTERVEAFYGKDRRGPLAYEPSGQDFLSPCLAEADLMRRVLPPARFATWLRGFLPEIPVNASASWLEPAVVTDPSDPKLAHLDGLNLSRAWMLEGILSGLPPADKRRRALEETAKRHREAGLRAVTGAHYEGGHWLGSFAVYLVSGRGLSRP, from the coding sequence ATGCCGGCTTCTTCTGTCTTGACCCTTCTCGTGGCCTCGCTCGCCTTGCAGGCCACGCCTCCGCAGGACTTCACCGCCGAGGCGGCCACGCGTTTCGCGGAGCTCGCCCTCGGCTGTGTTCACCGGGAATACCCGAACAAGATCGCCCACGTGCTCAGTGGTGACGCGGACGCGCGTCCTCCCCGGGAACTCACCCCTGCCTTTTACGGCTGCTACGACTGGCACTCGTCGGTCCACGGCCACTGGCTGCTCGTGCGGTTGGCGCGTGCCCATCCCGAGGCTCCTTTCACCGCCCGGATCCGGGAGGCGTTGGCGCGGAGCCTGACCCCCGCGAACATCGAGGCCGAGGTGCGTTACCTGAGTGCGCCGGGCCGGGTGTCCTTCGAGCGCCCCTATGGGCTCGCGTGGTTGCTTCAGTTGGCGGCGGAGCTGCGCGAATGGGACGATCCCCAGGCGCGCGAGTGGTCGGCCACGCTCAAGCCCTTGGAGGCTCAATCGGCCGAGCGGCTCCGCACGTGGCTGCCGAAGCTCTCCCGCCCCATCCGCGAGGGGGAGCATGACCAGACGGCCTTCGCCTTCGGGCTCGTGCTCGACTGGGCACGGCGGGCCGAGGATCGCGCCATGGAGCAGTTGCTCACGGAGCGGGTGGAGGCCTTCTATGGAAAGGACCGCCGGGGGCCTCTGGCCTATGAGCCTTCGGGGCAGGATTTTCTCTCGCCGTGCCTCGCCGAGGCGGACCTGATGCGGCGCGTGCTGCCCCCGGCGCGCTTCGCCACCTGGTTGCGCGGCTTCCTGCCCGAGATTCCCGTCAACGCGAGTGCGTCCTGGCTGGAGCCCGCGGTGGTGACGGATCCGAGTGATCCCAAGCTGGCGCACCTGGATGGTCTGAACCTGAGCCGGGCGTGGATGCTGGAGGGGATCCTCTCGGGGCTGCCCCCGGCGGACAAGCGGCGCCGCGCGCTGGAGGAGACGGCGAAGCGCCACCGGGAGGCAGGGCTCCGGGCCGTGACGGGCGCCCACTACGAGGGGGGACACTGGCTGGGCAGCTTCGCGGTGTACCTGGTCTCCGGCCGCGGGCTGTCACGGCCCTGA
- the kdsB gene encoding 3-deoxy-manno-octulosonate cytidylyltransferase — protein sequence MPLPRTAAVIPARHASTRFPGKPLARIAGKTMVEHVWRRCQEAQVFSEVLVATEDVRIQEEVTRFGGIAVMTSPTCPTGTDRVAEVARGRSGVEVWVNVQGDEPLLDPEALKVLAGLFQDPAVRMGTLVRPLEASEVPSPHVVKAVLALNGDALYFSRAALPFIREAGHEGSVRRWAHIGLYGYRHETLLELATLPPTPLEEAEKLEQLRALEHGLRIRCGQVQGKTVAVDVPEDVARVEEVLRTRGLLP from the coding sequence ATGCCCTTGCCCCGCACCGCCGCCGTCATCCCCGCCCGCCATGCCAGCACCCGCTTTCCCGGTAAGCCGCTCGCCCGGATCGCCGGCAAGACCATGGTGGAGCACGTGTGGCGCCGCTGTCAGGAAGCCCAGGTCTTCTCGGAAGTGCTGGTGGCCACCGAGGACGTCCGCATCCAAGAGGAAGTCACCCGCTTTGGGGGCATCGCCGTGATGACCAGCCCCACCTGCCCCACCGGAACGGACCGGGTGGCGGAAGTCGCCCGGGGGCGCTCAGGTGTGGAGGTGTGGGTGAACGTGCAAGGAGACGAGCCGCTGCTGGATCCGGAAGCCCTGAAGGTGCTGGCGGGGCTGTTCCAGGACCCGGCCGTGCGGATGGGAACCCTGGTGCGCCCCCTGGAAGCCTCGGAGGTGCCCAGCCCCCACGTGGTGAAGGCGGTGCTCGCGCTCAATGGGGATGCGCTCTATTTCAGCCGGGCCGCCCTGCCCTTCATCCGGGAAGCGGGCCATGAAGGGAGCGTGCGCCGCTGGGCCCACATCGGCCTGTACGGCTACCGGCACGAGACGCTGCTGGAGCTGGCCACGCTGCCCCCCACGCCCCTGGAAGAGGCCGAGAAGCTCGAGCAGCTCCGGGCCCTGGAGCACGGCCTGCGCATCCGCTGCGGCCAGGTGCAGGGCAAGACGGTGGCGGTGGACGTGCCCGAGGACGTGGCCCGGGTGGAAGAGGTGCTGCGCACCCGGGGCCTCCTGCCCTGA
- the wecB gene encoding non-hydrolyzing UDP-N-acetylglucosamine 2-epimerase, which translates to MKKVLHIVGARPNFMKVAPIHKVIAARGQLSQVLVHTGQHYDVKMSDVFFTDLGMPAPDIHLGIGSGSHAEQTARVMLELEKVFLSEKPDLVSVVGDVNSTLAAALVASKMGILISHVEAGLRSFDNRMPEEINRIVTDRIADLLLTPSPDADINLQKEGAAPSRIHFVGNVMIDSLLASKARADTLSTLADLGLTPRGYGVCTLHRASNVDDTKVLGGLISALAHVSTRLPIVFPVHPRTRKMLADKGLGSLLEKAPGLRLVEPMGYLEFLALTSQAKLILTDSGGLQEESTALGVPCLTLRENTERPITVEQGTNLVVGVDPVRIREAAVEILDGQGKKGRVPDLWDGRAAERIADLYARVLGVSTGALRASA; encoded by the coding sequence ATGAAGAAGGTTCTCCACATTGTCGGCGCCCGGCCCAACTTCATGAAGGTGGCGCCCATCCACAAGGTCATCGCCGCTCGCGGCCAACTCTCGCAAGTGCTCGTCCACACCGGCCAGCACTACGACGTGAAGATGAGTGACGTCTTCTTCACGGATCTGGGTATGCCCGCGCCCGACATCCACCTGGGAATCGGCTCGGGCAGCCACGCGGAGCAGACCGCCCGCGTCATGCTGGAGCTGGAGAAAGTGTTTCTGAGCGAGAAGCCGGACCTCGTCTCCGTGGTGGGAGATGTCAACAGCACGCTGGCCGCGGCGCTGGTGGCCTCGAAGATGGGCATCCTCATCTCCCACGTCGAAGCGGGCCTGCGCAGCTTCGACAACCGCATGCCGGAGGAGATCAACCGCATCGTCACCGACCGGATCGCCGACCTGCTGCTCACGCCCTCGCCCGATGCGGACATCAACCTTCAGAAGGAGGGCGCGGCGCCCTCGCGCATCCACTTCGTGGGCAACGTGATGATCGACTCGTTGCTGGCCTCCAAGGCCCGGGCCGACACGCTCTCCACGCTCGCGGATCTGGGGCTCACCCCCCGGGGGTACGGGGTGTGCACGCTGCACCGGGCCTCCAACGTGGATGACACGAAGGTGCTCGGCGGGCTGATTTCCGCGCTGGCCCATGTGTCCACGCGTCTGCCCATCGTCTTCCCGGTGCATCCGCGCACGCGGAAGATGCTCGCGGACAAGGGGCTGGGCAGCCTGCTGGAGAAGGCCCCGGGGCTGCGCCTCGTGGAGCCCATGGGCTACCTGGAGTTCCTCGCGCTCACCTCCCAGGCGAAGCTCATCCTCACCGACTCGGGGGGCCTCCAGGAGGAATCGACCGCGCTGGGCGTGCCGTGCCTCACCCTGCGCGAGAACACCGAGCGCCCCATCACCGTGGAGCAGGGCACCAACCTCGTGGTGGGCGTCGACCCGGTGCGCATCCGCGAGGCCGCAGTGGAGATCCTCGACGGTCAGGGCAAGAAGGGCCGTGTGCCGGACTTGTGGGATGGGCGTGCCGCTGAGCGCATCGCGGACCTGTACGCGCGCGTGCTCGGGGTCAGCACCGGCGCCTTGCGCGCCTCGGCGTGA
- a CDS encoding ATP-binding protein: MSVQENETFQASHSLIHALLDVQTEFTRSRNPQRLLEGLLGILLAQTGSEYGFLGEVLPDTSPPGRVQILVSHPPAWKETPPLRTLIGSALLEGKPAVLQSAPGEVLGASPPLHTFMVLPLHSEGDTVGLVGIANGPSGDGPELISLLQPLLTAIERFLLGLRDTRQREQTLPDDPELRRALLSVEQSLWSMHIPSRSLRLSSRFWEILGYAEGELESSVSTWWSLCHPEDRARLKKIFIEFSEGTSSLLEFEYRARRKDGSWAYILNRARAGARDEHGRPSRVMGIDMDITATKRGEERLSALLRAMPDLIFRMRGDGTYLDFSCSSPEETLLQAELFLGRSIRDLQVPSFLIDLTMTHLEHAIREGGLDIYEYELDMPRGRQSYETRLIRSGPDEAVAIVRNITERKLAEQRQSQLIRAEKLASLGQLAAGVAHEVTNPVSYVISNLSTLGQYIASLLPLLRLQKELAQEHAPDPALLAQQFARLRELWGQEDMDYLLQDMPEMIEESMVGAQRIKEIIQSLRTFSRTDDAKPQRADLNEELESSLRMVWSELKYKCEVKRHFAPLPPVTCYPTQLNQVFTNLLVNAAHAIETRGELHVRTWQEEDEVVVQISDTGRGMSAETLSRIFTPFFTTKPRGQGTGLGLSISYDIISRHEGRIDVKSEVNKGTTFTIHLPISPP, translated from the coding sequence GTGAGTGTTCAGGAGAACGAGACGTTCCAGGCCAGCCATTCCTTGATACACGCGCTTCTCGACGTTCAGACAGAGTTCACCCGGAGCCGCAACCCCCAGCGGCTTCTCGAAGGCCTGCTCGGCATCCTGCTCGCTCAGACAGGCAGTGAGTACGGTTTTCTGGGAGAGGTGCTCCCCGACACGTCTCCTCCTGGGCGCGTGCAGATTCTCGTCAGCCATCCTCCCGCCTGGAAGGAGACACCTCCCCTCCGCACTCTCATCGGCTCGGCCCTCCTGGAGGGCAAGCCCGCCGTGCTCCAGAGCGCTCCAGGAGAAGTCCTGGGGGCCTCGCCCCCGCTTCACACGTTCATGGTGCTCCCCCTCCACTCGGAAGGAGACACCGTGGGGCTGGTGGGCATCGCCAATGGCCCGAGCGGGGATGGCCCTGAGCTCATCTCCCTTCTCCAGCCGCTGCTGACCGCCATCGAGCGCTTCCTGTTGGGCCTGCGAGACACCCGCCAGCGGGAACAAACCTTGCCGGATGATCCGGAGCTGCGGCGGGCACTGCTCAGCGTGGAGCAGAGCCTCTGGAGCATGCACATCCCCTCCCGCAGCCTGCGCTTGAGCAGCCGCTTCTGGGAGATCCTCGGTTACGCCGAGGGAGAGCTGGAATCATCGGTCTCCACGTGGTGGTCGCTGTGCCATCCGGAGGACAGGGCCCGGCTCAAGAAGATCTTCATTGAGTTCTCGGAGGGAACCAGCTCCCTGCTCGAATTCGAGTACCGCGCGCGGCGCAAGGATGGGTCCTGGGCGTACATCCTCAACCGGGCCCGGGCGGGGGCCCGGGACGAGCATGGCCGCCCTTCGCGCGTCATGGGCATCGACATGGACATCACCGCCACCAAGCGCGGCGAGGAGCGCTTGAGCGCCCTGCTCCGGGCGATGCCAGACCTCATCTTCCGGATGCGCGGCGATGGCACCTACCTCGACTTCTCCTGTAGCTCCCCAGAGGAGACCCTGCTCCAGGCGGAGCTCTTCCTCGGCCGGAGCATCCGGGATCTTCAGGTGCCCTCGTTTCTCATCGACCTGACGATGACGCACCTGGAGCACGCCATCCGCGAGGGAGGGCTGGACATCTACGAGTACGAGCTGGACATGCCCCGGGGCCGGCAGAGCTACGAGACGCGCTTGATCCGCAGCGGCCCGGATGAAGCCGTGGCCATCGTGCGCAACATCACCGAGCGCAAGCTGGCCGAGCAACGCCAGTCGCAGCTCATCCGCGCCGAGAAGCTGGCGTCCCTGGGGCAGCTCGCCGCGGGCGTCGCGCACGAGGTCACCAACCCCGTCAGCTACGTCATCAGCAACCTCTCCACCCTGGGCCAGTACATCGCGTCCCTCCTGCCCCTCTTGCGGCTCCAGAAAGAGCTCGCTCAGGAGCACGCTCCGGACCCAGCCCTGCTCGCCCAGCAGTTCGCGCGGCTGCGCGAGCTCTGGGGCCAGGAGGACATGGACTACCTCCTCCAGGACATGCCCGAGATGATCGAGGAGTCCATGGTGGGGGCCCAACGCATCAAGGAGATCATCCAATCCCTGCGGACGTTCTCCCGCACGGACGACGCGAAACCCCAGCGGGCGGACCTCAACGAGGAGCTCGAGTCCAGCCTGCGCATGGTGTGGAGCGAGCTCAAGTACAAGTGCGAGGTGAAACGCCACTTCGCGCCCCTGCCCCCCGTCACGTGCTACCCCACCCAACTCAATCAGGTGTTCACCAACCTGCTCGTCAACGCCGCCCACGCCATCGAGACCCGGGGGGAGCTCCACGTCCGGACCTGGCAGGAGGAAGACGAGGTGGTGGTGCAGATCTCCGACACGGGCCGGGGCATGTCGGCCGAGACGCTCTCACGCATCTTCACGCCCTTCTTCACCACCAAGCCCCGTGGACAGGGCACGGGACTGGGGCTGTCCATCAGCTACGACATCATCAGCCGCCACGAGGGGCGCATCGACGTGAAGAGCGAGGTGAACAAGGGAACCACGTTCACCATCCACCTGCCCATCTCGCCCCCGTGA
- a CDS encoding RluA family pseudouridine synthase, with the protein MNEKSAESPLENPPAREAPEGYVDIEYVVEPNYAGWRLDRYLGEKIRRLSRTRIQRIIQRGLVCEWRLKPSTLVFPGLTFRIRRSSSGEPETPTELPIVFQDDWLLVLDKPAGLPIHPTARYQKGTLVSLLRERFGERFAEPAHRLDRETSGLVVCGRTTEACRVLGRLFISRDVHKEYLAVCEGHPPEDTFFVDAPIAEGTELIRIAVRIDRAEGKESRTRFQVLQRFVREGAPFALLRCYPETGRQHQIRIHLHEAGFPLVGDKMYGPDPGYFDRFSKRCLEPEAWERLRLPRHALHAGHIAFPHPGTRQTVSFDSPLPVDLVDFMAGKALAPGSEAGSEDSSEDAA; encoded by the coding sequence ATGAACGAGAAGAGTGCCGAGAGTCCCTTGGAAAATCCCCCCGCCCGCGAGGCTCCCGAAGGGTATGTCGACATCGAATACGTCGTGGAGCCCAACTATGCAGGTTGGCGGCTGGATCGCTACCTGGGAGAGAAGATCCGCCGCCTGTCGCGCACCCGCATTCAGCGCATCATCCAGCGGGGGCTCGTCTGTGAGTGGCGCCTCAAGCCCTCCACCTTGGTGTTCCCGGGCCTGACGTTCCGCATCCGCCGCAGCTCGAGTGGTGAGCCGGAGACACCCACGGAGCTGCCCATTGTCTTTCAAGATGACTGGCTGCTGGTGCTCGACAAGCCCGCGGGGCTGCCCATCCACCCCACGGCGCGCTATCAGAAAGGCACCCTCGTCTCACTGCTGAGAGAGCGCTTTGGTGAACGTTTCGCCGAACCGGCCCACCGGTTGGATCGCGAGACGAGCGGCCTGGTCGTCTGCGGGCGAACCACGGAGGCCTGCCGCGTCCTCGGCCGGCTCTTTATCTCTCGCGATGTCCACAAGGAGTATCTCGCCGTGTGCGAGGGGCACCCGCCCGAGGACACCTTCTTCGTGGATGCCCCCATCGCCGAGGGCACAGAGCTCATCCGGATCGCCGTGCGAATCGACCGGGCCGAGGGCAAGGAGAGCCGCACCCGCTTTCAGGTGCTCCAGCGCTTCGTCCGGGAGGGCGCGCCATTCGCCCTGCTGCGCTGCTACCCGGAGACAGGCCGCCAGCACCAGATCCGCATTCACCTGCACGAGGCCGGGTTTCCCCTGGTGGGAGACAAGATGTACGGGCCGGATCCCGGCTACTTCGACCGCTTCAGCAAGCGCTGTCTGGAGCCCGAGGCCTGGGAGCGTCTGCGGCTGCCCCGCCACGCGCTCCACGCGGGCCACATCGCTTTTCCCCATCCGGGGACCCGGCAGACGGTGTCGTTCGATTCACCGCTGCCGGTGGACCTCGTGGACTTCATGGCCGGCAAGGCGCTGGCGCCAGGCTCTGAGGCGGGCTCCGAGGACAGCTCCGAGGACGCGGCCTGA